The window GGTTCGACAGCGACGTCGATGGCTGGGCCATCAGAAACATAGAACTCCACGCCAACTTCGACATCAACGCCCCGAGCGGCTTCGAGACCCTTGATGGCAGAGAATACAGCAACGTCCAGTGGGCAGTCTATGAGAGCATGCAGTACAACATTAGGCTCGTTGCAGGTCTTATGGAGAAGTTCTTCGAAGATGTGGGCCTCTCATGAAGTCTTTTCTCTTTTACCAATTTTAAGCCGGCTGCAAGCCTCTCCAAGCTGTTCGCATTCTTATAACCATCTTACCTGAAACACAAAGCATATAATCTGCTGGGCATATTTTCAACGACCATCGTAAAGCTCAGAGGGTGATAGGCATGGGAAAGCACTACCTGCCTAACTCAGCACATAAGGATGAAATGCTGAAGAAAATCGGATTCAACTCAATTGAAGACCTCTTCTCCGACGTGCCTAAGGGCATGGTCAAGGAGTTCAACCTTCCCGAGGGTAGGAGCGAGTACGAGGTCTTTCTCGAGCTCAACGAAGTCCTCTCAAAGAACAAGACCGTCCTCGAAATGCCCAGCTTCCTTGGAGCGGGAACGTACTTCCACTACATTCCGGCTCACGTAAAATACCTAATCGAGAGGAGCGAGTTTCTCACCGCGTACACCCCATACCAGCCCGAGATAAGCCAAGGCATGCTCCAAGCGCTCTTCGAATACCAGAGCCTTATCGCGGAGCTCGTTGGCCTTCCGATAGTCAACTCTTCCATGTATGACTGGGGAACAGCCATGGCAGAAGCGGCATTAATGAGTGCCCGTGTAACCAGAAAGAACAAGTTCGTGGTTCCAGAGCACATGAGCCCGGAGAAGAAGAAAGTCCTTCATACCTACACCGCCGGGCCGGGACTTGAAATCGAGTACGTGAACTGGAACGAGCGCGGCCAGCTCGACCTCGAGGAGCTCAAGGAGAAAGTAGAAGGAGCCGCCGGGGTTTACGTCGAGATGCCCAACTTCTTCGGTATTCTTGAAGAGGAGATTCGAGCTATAGGTGAGATAGCCCACGATGCCGGGGCGCTCTTCGTTGTGGGCGTTGATCCAACGATACTCGGCATAGTTGAGGCTCCTGGAGAGCTCGGTGCGGACATAGTCGTCGGCGAGGCCGCTTACTTTGGAAACCCAATGAATTTCGGGGGCCCAAGAGCAGGTATATTCGCTGTCAGGGACGACAAAAAGCTCATCCGCCAGATGCCGGGAAGGATAATCGGAATGACGAAAGATGCCGACGGAAAGCGTGCCTTCGTGATGACCCTCCAGACGAGGGAGCAGCACATAAGGAGGGCGAAGGCAACCTCCAATATCTGTTCAAACGAAGCTTTGGTTGCCGTTGCAGCCGCGATACACCTCGCGAGCCTCGGTCCAAGGGGATTGAGGGAACTTGGCGAGGTAATCCTCAAGAACACGGCCTATCTCAAGAAGCGCCTGAGTGAGGTCGCCGAGATTCCTTTTGAGGGCGTGAACTTCAAAGATGTTCTCGTCCGCTTCGAGAAATCTTACGAAGAAATACACGAGGTCCTCCTTGAGAGAAACATCCACGGCGGCTTCTACCTCAAGCCACACTTCCCAGAGCTTGGCGAGAGCGCCCTCTTTGCGGCAACTGAAACAACAAGGAAGGAGTGGGTCGATGCCCTCATCGAGGCCCTTAGGGAGGTGGCCTGAATGTTCCGTCAGGCTAAGTGGGATGAACCGCTCATCTTCGAGCTTTCCCGTTCAGGTAGGGTCGGCTATACCCTTCCAAAGCCGATTGAGGACGTTGAGATCAGAGTCCCGGAAAAGCTCAAGCGCAAGAGCCCGCTCAACCTGCCAGAGCTCAGCGAACCGGAAGTCGTCAAGCACTATACAAGGCTCAGCGGGATGAACTACGGTGTTGACAGCGGCATATATCCACTCGGTTCATGTACTATGAAGTACAACCCAAAGATAAACGAGGAGATAGCCGGCCATCCGGGTGTTGCCTACGTCCACCCATACCAGGACGAGAGAACCATCCAGGGTGCTCTTAAGATAATGTGGGAGCTTGAAGGGTGGCTTAAGGAAATCACCGGAATGGATCGCTTCACGCTACAGCCTGCCGCCGGAGCCAACGGCGAGTTCACCGGAGTTATGATAATCCGCGCCTACCATCTTGACCGTGGAGAAACACAGAGGACTGAGATGCTAGTTCCAGACTCAGCGCACGGAACCAATCCCGCCTCAGCTGCCATGGCAGGTTTCAAAGTCATCGAGATCCCATCGAACGAGAACGGAACCGTTGATCTGGAGGCCCTCGAGAACGCCGTCAGCGAGAGGACTGCAGGTTTGATGCTCACCAATCCCAACACGCTCGGCATCTTCGAGGATGAGATACTTGAGATCGCCAAGATAGTTCACAAAGCTGGAGGCCTGCTCTATTACGATGGAGCAAACCTCAACGCCGTCCTCGGAAAGATAAGGCCCGGCGACATGGGCTTTGACATCGTCCACCTCAACCTCCACAAGACGTTCTCGACGCCCCACGGCGGCGGCGGTCCAGGAAGCGGCCCGGTTGGCGTCAAGGACTTCCTGAAGGACTACCTCCCGGTTCCGCTCGTTGGCTATGATGAGGAGAGCGGAAGGTACTACCTCGACTACAACGTGCCCAAGAGCATAGGGAAAGTTAAGGAGCTCTACGGCAACTTTGCAGTCATGGTAAGGGCTCTCACCTACCTCAAGATAATGGGGAGGGACGGACTGAAGGAAGCCAGCGAGATAGCGGTTCTCAACGCCAACTACCTCACACAGAAGCTCAAAGGAACCCGCGGCTACGAGCTGCCGCACAAGGAGCTCAGAAAGCACGAGGTGGTCTTCAGCGCCGAGCCCATGAAGAAGGAGACTGGCGTTAAAGCCCTTGATGTTGCCAAGAGGCTTCTCGACTTCGGCCTGCACGCGCCGACCATCTACTTCCCGCTGATAGTCCACGAGGCCCTCATGATAGAGCCAACCGAGACTGTGAGCAGGGAGGAGCTCGACGCCTACGTTGAAGCCCTCAAGAGGATAAGCGAAGAGGCCTACAGCAACCCCGAGCTTGTGAAGAGCGCACCACACAATACAGCGGTCAAGCGCGTGGATGATGTCCTAGCGGCGAAGAGGCCAATAATAACATGGCGCATGTACAGAGAGCTGAAGGAGAAGGGAGAAGTCGATATTTGATCTTTTTGTCCCTTCCCACCATTTTTTGCATTCCATCTGAGATCCTTCTTACTCAGATTTACACCGAAAGCTTAATAAATATGTAATAAATTACTTACATATGGGTGAAACAAATGGCAGAAGTATTGGGAAAGTCCGGGTTCGTTTCATACAGAGAGATTATAGAAGAGTATGAGGTTCCCATCAGGGGGTTTCTCTTCAAAGGAGGAACGCTTAAGGGAATATACGTTAGGGGTGGCCTTCTCCCTGTGACGGAAGAGCTCCCCAAGGACATCAACGAGGACATCCTTAGGGGAAAGGCCAGGAAGAAGCTCCTAGTCAGGGAGATCAAATATAAGGGAGCCGAGATCATTGAGATCTACATCCAGGACGGCTACATAACGTGGCCAGTCTACGAGGCGAGCCTTGATGAGACGAGCTGAGAATATGGAGCCCCGGGCGGGATTTGAACCCGCGACCGGCGGATTACAAGTCCGCCGCCCCGCCAGGCTAGGCTACCGGGGCACGGTCTAAAGACCGAGGGGAGAAATATAAAGTTTTCGTAACCTTCACGAGACTCTTCTCGAAGTCTCGAAGATGAATCTTCATCCCACATAGGCTCTGGAGAAGCCCATCGTAGTCATCACGAGACCACCGTAATCTTTATAAATCCACCCTGTATTCCCTACATTGGGTCGTGCCGCCGTAGCTTAGACGGTAGAGCGCTGGACTGTTAATCCAGTGGTCCCCGGTTCGAATCCGGGCGGCGGCGCCAGCAGTGGGCCCGTAGCTCAGCCTGGTCAGAGCGCGCGGCTCATAACCGCGTGGTCGGGGGTTCAAAGCCCCCCGGGCCCACCACAACAGCCCTTGCTTGCGCAAGCGCTGGCGGAAAAGGAGGTGCCTTTTCTACAAGTTGCATTTCTGAAATGGGTTTTTACTCACTTGCTCCTTTGGTGAGTGTTTCACTCTGGGAAGGCGCCCTTGGGGCGCTGATAAAAATGTGAAACTGCTTGAAAGGTTTGATTTAAAAGTTAAACCCCTTTAAACTTGCTTCTTGAACAGTGCACGACTGGCTTTTTGATCTTTGATGAGAAGGGCACTCTTTGATCAAACTTTGCAAAGCAAAGTTTGCTTGCCGAGCAAAAGTTTGATCAAAGTTTGTAGCTCTTTCTTGAAGTGCAGGTTCTTGAAGGGTTTTCTACTTGAAACCAATTGTTTTGGTGAGAACTCATCTAGGTGCTCCTTGTAAAGGGGTTTAACCCTAAAAAGACTCCCATAGGGCATCAAAAGAAAGCAAACTTTTTTGATAAGCTCTGCATTTTGTTTATTGTTCTCAATTAAAAACAGGGTTCTCAAGAGGAAGAAAAACCAAAACTTTTCCAAATGCGACAATACAGAGAGCTACAAACTTTTGGTGAAGCTTTCCCCAAAAGCTTCCCCCGCAAGCGCTGGCGAAAGAAGGCGTACTATTCTAAGGGTACTGGATTTTTAGCGGGTTTACTCATCGGATTGCCATTTCATAGTGTTTGCTCTCCTCAAGGCGTCCTCGGACGCCAGAATAAAAAGCAAACTTCTTAAAGGGCTACTTTTGGAGTTAAACCCTTTGCTAATGGGCCACAAAAAGAGTTCACGCTTGATGTTCGGCATTCTTATGATAACGGGCATCTTTTGATTAAACTTTGCTATGCAAAGTTTATTCGTCTGCGCGAAGTTTGATCAAATCTAAAAGAATAAAGCTTGTTTACCCACGTTAAAGCACGAAATAGAAGTACTCCCAAATACTCCCTTTTAAGAACTAACTCCCAATTTAAAGCCTCAAACGTTCTCCGTTTCTTACCAAAAACTGACCAATTTTGATCTTGTTTTGGTTGAATATGGCAATTGACCCCATAAAAAGCGAGTATGGCGCCAATATTCTATCACCAATAATGTCGAATCTCCAACAAATTCTAGCCATTTGGTCGTTTTTCCAGAAGTTCGAACCTCGAACCTATGCAGAGCCTTTATAAGTCTTTTCCAGTATTGGTGAACATACTAGTACACTAAAGTCGCTTTTCGGCGCGAAAAACGGTTCTTAAACTTTTCGTAACCGATATAAACTCCTACAAGCCAGTTACTACTCGAAAAGCTTATATACCGAAACCCGCAGGTGGGAGGTAGTGGTAATCATTCTTAAAAAATGTTAAGGGGGCAATTCTCGGTGGCGGCGAAAAAAGAATTTGATATATTCACCCATGAGCTGGTTCCCGAGCACAGAATACTCAGCGAGGAGGAGAAGGAGGAGCTCCTCAGGAAGTACAGAATTAAAATTTCTCAGCTTCCGCAGATTAAGGCCTCGGACCCGGCTGTTGTCGCTCTCGGTGCTAAGCCTGGAGACGTTCTCGAGATCAAAAGGAAAAGCCCAACGGCGGGCTATTATTACTACTATCGCCTCGTGGTGGAGGACTGATTCTTGAGGTGAGACCATGAGAGGGCCAACCGTTGTAGATGTTACTCCCGACGATCTTTGGCTCGTTATGGAAGCTTACTGGAAGGAGAAGGGACTGGTTAGACAGCACCTTGACTCTTACAACGCATTCATAGACTACGGAATGCAGCAGGTTATAAACGAGTTCGGCGGCATAAAGCCGGACATTCCTGACTTCGAGGTCAAGTTCGGAAAGATTCGCCTCGGCGAGCCTGAGTTCCAGGAGGCTCAGGGGCAAAGGAAGCCGCTCTACCCAATGGACGCTCGTATAAGGAACCTGACTTACTCAGCTCCACTTTACCTCGAACTCATTCCCGTCGTCAACGGCATTGCACAGGAGCCGGTTGAGGTTCGCATAGGCGAGCTCCCAATAATGCTCAAGTCAAAGGCCTGTAGGCTTTACGGCCTGAGCGACGAGGAGCTCATCAAGCTCGGCGAGGACCCGAAGGATCCAGGAGGATACTTTATCATCAACGGCTCTGAGAGGGTTATTGTCTCTATCGAAGACCTTGCCCCGAACAAGACCCTCGTCGAGAGAGACGAAAGGCAGAACAGAATTATAGCAAAGTGCTTCTCCTACAGACACGGATACAGGGCTCTAATCACCGTTGAGAGAAGAAAGGATGGTATTCTCTACGTCAACATCCCGAACGTTCCGAGACCTGTTAAGTTCGTCTACGTCATGCGCGCCCTCGGTCTTGAGAGCGACAAGGAGATAGTTGAAGCGGTAAGCGACGACCCGAGGAT of the Thermococcus onnurineus NA1 genome contains:
- a CDS encoding DNA-directed RNA polymerase subunit H yields the protein MAAKKEFDIFTHELVPEHRILSEEEKEELLRKYRIKISQLPQIKASDPAVVALGAKPGDVLEIKRKSPTAGYYYYYRLVVED
- the gcvPA gene encoding aminomethyl-transferring glycine dehydrogenase subunit GcvPA translates to MGKHYLPNSAHKDEMLKKIGFNSIEDLFSDVPKGMVKEFNLPEGRSEYEVFLELNEVLSKNKTVLEMPSFLGAGTYFHYIPAHVKYLIERSEFLTAYTPYQPEISQGMLQALFEYQSLIAELVGLPIVNSSMYDWGTAMAEAALMSARVTRKNKFVVPEHMSPEKKKVLHTYTAGPGLEIEYVNWNERGQLDLEELKEKVEGAAGVYVEMPNFFGILEEEIRAIGEIAHDAGALFVVGVDPTILGIVEAPGELGADIVVGEAAYFGNPMNFGGPRAGIFAVRDDKKLIRQMPGRIIGMTKDADGKRAFVMTLQTREQHIRRAKATSNICSNEALVAVAAAIHLASLGPRGLRELGEVILKNTAYLKKRLSEVAEIPFEGVNFKDVLVRFEKSYEEIHEVLLERNIHGGFYLKPHFPELGESALFAATETTRKEWVDALIEALREVA
- the gcvPB gene encoding aminomethyl-transferring glycine dehydrogenase subunit GcvPB; this encodes MFRQAKWDEPLIFELSRSGRVGYTLPKPIEDVEIRVPEKLKRKSPLNLPELSEPEVVKHYTRLSGMNYGVDSGIYPLGSCTMKYNPKINEEIAGHPGVAYVHPYQDERTIQGALKIMWELEGWLKEITGMDRFTLQPAAGANGEFTGVMIIRAYHLDRGETQRTEMLVPDSAHGTNPASAAMAGFKVIEIPSNENGTVDLEALENAVSERTAGLMLTNPNTLGIFEDEILEIAKIVHKAGGLLYYDGANLNAVLGKIRPGDMGFDIVHLNLHKTFSTPHGGGGPGSGPVGVKDFLKDYLPVPLVGYDEESGRYYLDYNVPKSIGKVKELYGNFAVMVRALTYLKIMGRDGLKEASEIAVLNANYLTQKLKGTRGYELPHKELRKHEVVFSAEPMKKETGVKALDVAKRLLDFGLHAPTIYFPLIVHEALMIEPTETVSREELDAYVEALKRISEEAYSNPELVKSAPHNTAVKRVDDVLAAKRPIITWRMYRELKEKGEVDI